One part of the Ignavibacteriales bacterium genome encodes these proteins:
- a CDS encoding cation diffusion facilitator family transporter — protein MDRSFLKRYAWLSIAAAIITLTLKSLAYYVSGSVGLLSDAVESIVNLIGGLVALVMLTIATRPADESHPYGHSKAEYFSSIIEGSLIICAAISIGVTAVNRLLFPQSLEQLGLGLLISVGASMVNLAAALVLRRAGHRHNSIALTASSQHLLTDVWTSAGVLVAIGAVALTGWELLDPLVAIAVGFNITWAGFSIVRKSVFGLMDGAVTEGVQEQLQSALTTYREQGIQFHSIRTRQASATSFISLHVVVPGSWTVHQGHQLTTALEEDLKHRIPHSVIYTHLESSDDPATWDDQDLAKK, from the coding sequence ATGGACCGATCGTTTCTAAAACGGTACGCCTGGCTTTCTATCGCCGCAGCGATCATCACGCTTACACTGAAATCGCTGGCGTACTACGTCAGCGGCTCGGTTGGTCTTCTTTCAGACGCTGTCGAGTCAATTGTCAACCTCATCGGCGGTTTGGTGGCATTGGTCATGCTCACCATCGCCACCCGTCCGGCCGATGAAAGTCATCCGTATGGTCATTCGAAAGCCGAATACTTTTCGAGTATCATCGAGGGCTCGCTCATCATCTGTGCTGCCATCAGTATCGGTGTAACGGCTGTCAACCGGCTTCTGTTCCCTCAGTCTCTCGAACAACTCGGACTCGGTTTGCTTATCTCGGTGGGCGCCTCGATGGTGAATCTGGCTGCCGCGTTAGTCCTTCGACGGGCCGGACACCGTCATAACTCCATCGCCCTTACGGCCTCATCGCAACACCTCCTTACCGACGTCTGGACCTCCGCAGGCGTGCTCGTGGCTATCGGAGCCGTGGCCCTGACCGGTTGGGAACTGCTCGACCCGCTTGTTGCTATTGCTGTCGGCTTCAATATCACCTGGGCCGGATTTTCCATCGTGCGAAAATCTGTCTTTGGACTGATGGATGGTGCAGTGACGGAGGGCGTTCAAGAGCAGCTCCAGTCGGCATTGACCACATACAGAGAGCAGGGGATACAATTCCATTCGATACGAACACGTCAGGCGAGCGCAACGTCCTTCATTTCCCTTCATGTCGTAGTTCCCGGCTCGTGGACCGTTCACCAGGGACATCAATTGACAACAGCGCTTGAGGAAGACCTGAAGCACCGTATTCCCCATTCGGTCATCTACACTCACCTCGAATCATCCGACGATCCGGCGACCTGGGATGATCAGGACTTGGCCAAGAAATAG
- a CDS encoding DPP IV N-terminal domain-containing protein, whose translation MRKFVWFLFVCLPVVVQPQSRLFTADDYARAEKFLAPGVSPLVVGGTVAAKWLEGDRFWYRRTTDSGAVYVVIDPAKRVRVPYVPTARDTSAPDRPRGRRGFMNTAVLSPDGKREAFIRDWNLWVRDVATKQEKQLTTDGVKDFGYATDNAGWTGSDRAILLWSPDSKKIATQQQDERNVGDMYLVETTVGHPKLRAWKYPLPGDSVVAMIHRVIIDVDAPRTVRLQMPPDFHRATLSDDISMNDYKWSPDASRLALASTSRDHKQTVIRVADATTGAVRTVFEETVATQFESTSGWEVLWSSNEVIWYSQRDNWGQLYLYDLATGKLKNQITTGPGMVVQIVKVDEKSRSLFFGAYGREKGRDPYFLHYYRIGLDGKKLVLLTPEDAHHSIQLSPSGSYLIDTYSRPDVPPVVEVRHANGKLVMPIERADISKLIASGWKPPIPITMKGRDGKTDIYGLMFRPTNFDSTKKYPIINHAYPGPQGASTGSRAFAVARGDHQALAELGFIVVTIDGMGNPDRSKSFHDTYYGAMGRDNTLPDQVGGMKELAQRYSWIDIDRAAMYGHSGGGFITADAMFRYPDFFKVGISESGNHDQRVYEDDWGERYQGLLVRDADAKDNYDVEANQNFAKNLKGHLMLAHGLMDNNVPPYNTLLVVEALIRANKDFDLVVFPSQAHGYGNQSNYMMRKRWDYFVKWLLNSEPPKEFMFKGARGMGFGG comes from the coding sequence ATGAGGAAGTTCGTCTGGTTCTTGTTCGTTTGTCTGCCCGTTGTTGTTCAGCCTCAATCACGACTATTCACTGCCGACGACTACGCGCGGGCAGAGAAATTCCTGGCTCCTGGTGTGTCGCCGTTGGTTGTTGGCGGAACCGTGGCGGCCAAATGGCTGGAAGGGGATCGGTTCTGGTATCGCAGAACCACAGATTCAGGAGCTGTGTATGTCGTGATCGATCCGGCAAAGCGGGTGCGAGTGCCATACGTCCCGACAGCCAGGGATACGTCCGCACCGGACAGGCCGCGAGGCCGCAGAGGCTTCATGAATACAGCTGTCCTCTCTCCGGATGGCAAACGGGAAGCCTTCATACGGGACTGGAACCTCTGGGTGCGTGATGTGGCGACGAAACAGGAGAAACAACTCACCACAGACGGCGTGAAGGACTTTGGATACGCGACGGACAACGCGGGGTGGACCGGCAGTGACCGCGCGATTCTCCTCTGGTCTCCGGATTCGAAAAAGATCGCGACACAACAGCAGGATGAGCGCAACGTCGGGGATATGTATCTGGTAGAAACCACAGTTGGCCATCCCAAGCTGCGCGCATGGAAGTACCCGCTCCCCGGGGACAGCGTCGTTGCAATGATCCATCGCGTGATTATCGACGTGGACGCCCCGCGGACCGTCCGGTTGCAGATGCCCCCCGACTTCCATCGTGCGACCCTGAGTGACGACATTTCCATGAATGACTATAAGTGGAGTCCGGACGCATCACGTCTCGCCCTCGCGTCCACTTCCCGAGACCACAAGCAAACGGTGATCCGCGTCGCCGACGCCACGACGGGCGCGGTCCGCACGGTCTTTGAGGAAACCGTGGCGACGCAGTTTGAATCGACCTCAGGGTGGGAAGTGCTCTGGAGCTCCAACGAGGTGATCTGGTACTCGCAGCGCGACAACTGGGGGCAGCTCTACCTCTACGACCTTGCGACTGGAAAACTCAAGAATCAAATCACGACAGGCCCGGGAATGGTTGTTCAGATCGTCAAGGTGGACGAGAAATCGCGGAGCCTTTTCTTTGGCGCATACGGACGGGAGAAGGGGAGGGATCCGTATTTTCTCCATTATTATCGTATCGGCCTCGACGGAAAGAAACTCGTCCTTCTCACTCCTGAGGATGCACACCACAGCATTCAGCTTTCACCGTCAGGGAGCTATCTGATCGATACATACTCGAGGCCCGATGTTCCCCCCGTGGTGGAAGTGCGCCATGCAAACGGCAAGCTCGTCATGCCGATTGAGAGAGCGGATATCTCGAAACTGATCGCTTCGGGGTGGAAGCCGCCGATCCCCATCACGATGAAGGGCCGCGACGGGAAGACAGATATCTACGGTCTGATGTTCCGGCCAACGAACTTCGATTCAACGAAGAAGTACCCGATTATCAACCATGCCTATCCGGGTCCGCAGGGCGCAAGCACGGGCAGCCGCGCCTTCGCGGTAGCGCGGGGCGACCACCAGGCTCTTGCAGAACTGGGCTTCATCGTTGTGACGATTGATGGAATGGGGAACCCCGACAGATCGAAATCGTTCCACGACACCTACTACGGAGCGATGGGTAGGGATAACACGCTCCCCGATCAGGTCGGCGGAATGAAGGAGCTCGCGCAACGGTATTCCTGGATTGATATTGACCGGGCAGCAATGTACGGCCACTCGGGGGGCGGTTTCATCACGGCCGATGCGATGTTCCGTTATCCCGATTTCTTCAAAGTCGGTATCTCCGAATCCGGAAATCATGACCAACGCGTGTACGAGGATGACTGGGGCGAGCGCTACCAGGGTTTGCTCGTTCGCGATGCGGATGCCAAAGATAATTACGACGTTGAAGCCAACCAGAACTTCGCCAAGAACCTCAAGGGACACCTGATGCTTGCACACGGGCTGATGGACAACAACGTCCCGCCGTACAACACGCTCCTTGTCGTCGAGGCGTTGATCAGGGCGAACAAGGATTTTGACCTTGTCGTGTTCCCGAGCCAGGCTCACGGTTATGGCAATCAGTCAAATTACATGATGCGCAAGCGTTGGGACTATTTTGTGAAATGGCTTCTGAATTCTGAGCCGCCGAAGGAGTTTATGTTCAAGGGTGCAAGAGGGATGGGATTCGGAGGGTGA
- a CDS encoding peroxiredoxin, producing MKQIQKGSAVPQFALPDQNGKLFDIATVLGKKNLVIYFYPKDDSPGCTKEACTFRDQYEVFREADAEIIGISSDDVESHRKFAEKYHLTYTLLSDGEGKVRKLFNVPSDLFGILPGRVTYVINKEGIVIHTFDSQTQTERHVEEALAALKKAGK from the coding sequence ATGAAGCAAATCCAGAAGGGAAGTGCGGTCCCGCAATTCGCGTTGCCCGACCAGAACGGAAAACTCTTTGATATCGCCACCGTGCTCGGAAAGAAGAACCTTGTCATCTATTTCTATCCGAAGGACGACAGTCCCGGATGCACGAAGGAAGCGTGTACGTTCAGAGATCAATATGAGGTATTCAGAGAGGCGGATGCAGAGATCATCGGCATCAGCTCGGATGATGTTGAAAGCCACAGGAAATTCGCAGAGAAATATCATCTGACCTATACGCTCCTCAGCGACGGGGAGGGGAAAGTGCGCAAGCTCTTTAACGTGCCGTCAGACCTCTTCGGCATTTTGCCCGGCAGGGTTACCTACGTGATCAACAAAGAGGGAATCGTTATCCACACATTCGATTCTCAGACGCAGACAGAGAGGCATGTCGAAGAAGCCCTGGCGGCGCTGAAGAAGGCTGGAAAGTAG
- a CDS encoding sodium:solute symporter family protein: MEAVPAVLEAGVCRMNFGAIDWILTVAYLLASVALGIWAKRYVENLAGYMVAGRKVKVSLGIATFVATELGTVTFVYYGELGYVAGFSGFIIGILAMIAYVVVGRTGFIIENLRRLRVMTIPEYYELRYSRKVRLLGGIILFLGGVLNMGIFLKFDGIFLSEVMGFGPGALAIIMTVMILIVVSYTILGGMFSIVITDFMQFVVLAFGMLVATIAVLWRVDLTSISTAVSNTLGASGVDPFVNPRFGWTFVLWILVCSVAAGALWQPGTSKALASESPAVAKKVFFWTGLTFAGRAMIPMFWGAAALAFFGPGLTSAAAMPRLLGAVVPPGFLGLLVAGMLAASMSTYSAYLLAWSSVLARDVIACARPEDFPESTTVAITRVVAGVIGAFLLVFGLWYQIPDTAFQYLYVTGAMYTSGALGCVAAGMYWRKANNVGAYTSLIMGALAPAGFLVLEKSRDSLPAWLAFMADVNIAGILSFILAALGMIVGSLASQRTSPPKHLTTAEQP; this comes from the coding sequence ATGGAAGCAGTACCAGCAGTTCTGGAAGCAGGTGTTTGCCGGATGAATTTCGGAGCCATCGACTGGATATTGACCGTAGCATATCTGCTCGCCAGCGTCGCCCTCGGCATCTGGGCAAAAAGGTACGTTGAGAACCTCGCCGGCTACATGGTTGCCGGCAGGAAAGTGAAAGTCTCCCTCGGCATTGCAACATTTGTAGCCACCGAATTGGGGACCGTGACGTTTGTCTACTACGGAGAACTCGGGTACGTGGCGGGTTTTTCGGGGTTCATCATCGGCATTCTGGCGATGATTGCCTACGTGGTTGTGGGTCGAACGGGATTCATCATAGAGAATCTCCGCCGACTCCGCGTGATGACCATCCCCGAGTACTACGAGCTGCGATACTCACGCAAGGTTCGTCTCCTGGGCGGGATCATCCTCTTCCTCGGGGGTGTGCTCAATATGGGGATTTTTCTGAAGTTCGACGGGATCTTCCTTTCGGAAGTGATGGGGTTCGGTCCGGGAGCGCTCGCGATCATCATGACGGTCATGATTCTGATCGTCGTTTCCTACACGATCCTCGGCGGCATGTTTTCGATTGTGATCACGGACTTCATGCAATTTGTAGTCCTGGCGTTCGGAATGCTGGTGGCGACCATAGCCGTGTTGTGGCGGGTGGACCTGACAAGCATCAGCACCGCGGTGTCAAACACGCTGGGGGCGTCAGGGGTTGACCCCTTCGTCAATCCGCGGTTCGGCTGGACTTTTGTACTTTGGATTCTCGTGTGCAGTGTGGCGGCAGGAGCATTGTGGCAGCCCGGGACGTCGAAAGCCCTGGCCTCAGAAAGTCCGGCAGTGGCGAAGAAGGTGTTTTTCTGGACGGGCCTGACGTTTGCGGGGCGGGCAATGATACCAATGTTCTGGGGGGCTGCTGCACTCGCGTTTTTCGGTCCGGGCCTGACCAGCGCCGCTGCGATGCCGAGGCTCCTTGGCGCTGTCGTTCCCCCGGGATTTCTCGGGTTGCTCGTGGCGGGCATGCTCGCCGCGTCGATGTCCACCTACAGCGCGTATTTGCTTGCATGGAGTTCTGTACTGGCACGAGACGTCATCGCGTGTGCGCGGCCTGAAGATTTTCCGGAATCGACGACCGTTGCGATAACCAGAGTTGTTGCGGGAGTGATCGGGGCGTTTCTCCTGGTGTTCGGTCTCTGGTATCAGATTCCGGATACCGCTTTCCAGTACCTGTATGTGACAGGGGCGATGTACACTTCAGGGGCTCTGGGGTGCGTCGCTGCGGGGATGTACTGGCGCAAGGCGAACAACGTCGGAGCCTACACGTCGCTCATCATGGGCGCGCTCGCGCCTGCCGGCTTCCTCGTGCTGGAAAAGTCGCGTGACTCGTTACCGGCGTGGCTGGCCTTCATGGCTGACGTGAACATTGCCGGCATCCTCAGTTTCATTCTTGCGGCGCTTGGCATGATCGTCGGCTCGCTGGCGAGTCAGCGCACATCACCTCCCAAACATCTCACAACCGCGGAGCAACCATGA
- a CDS encoding glutamine amidotransferase — protein sequence MTSHATPRIWHVGNWCIQLGQTYIESPFKSEVKDVEMLNYAQPFVDALRAIPGAEVISQPSWELYHLSPEAFEERLRWSTAIVFADVETKCLMLHPDFFQRAKWGDSPVTFPDRFDILRDWITRGGHFHMNGGWYSFGGELGKGGWGRSRIHDVFPVVCLQGDDLIESTAGYEVRCNDAKNPMVRGLDWSTLPPLLGFNESRLRDGCEAVVEIQNQGTWHPLLASRKFGTGRVTCWMTGASPHWGINFMKWKQYQQFWKQVFAG from the coding sequence ATGACTAGCCACGCTACGCCCCGGATCTGGCACGTCGGCAACTGGTGCATCCAACTCGGCCAGACCTATATCGAATCCCCATTCAAGTCTGAAGTGAAAGATGTCGAAATGCTCAATTACGCGCAGCCGTTCGTCGACGCGCTAAGAGCGATTCCCGGAGCAGAAGTCATCTCTCAGCCGTCATGGGAATTGTATCACCTCTCTCCCGAAGCTTTCGAGGAGCGGCTTCGATGGTCAACCGCCATCGTCTTTGCGGACGTGGAAACCAAATGTCTGATGCTGCATCCCGACTTTTTCCAGCGTGCCAAGTGGGGAGATAGTCCTGTGACGTTCCCTGACCGGTTTGACATACTCCGCGACTGGATCACCCGGGGAGGACATTTCCATATGAACGGAGGATGGTACAGCTTCGGCGGGGAGCTGGGGAAAGGGGGGTGGGGACGCTCACGCATACACGACGTGTTCCCCGTTGTCTGCCTTCAGGGGGATGACCTGATCGAGTCGACCGCAGGGTACGAAGTGCGGTGCAACGATGCGAAGAACCCGATGGTCAGAGGACTCGATTGGTCGACACTTCCTCCGCTTCTGGGTTTTAACGAGTCGCGGCTCCGCGACGGATGTGAAGCAGTGGTGGAGATTCAGAATCAGGGAACCTGGCATCCCTTGCTTGCCTCCCGGAAGTTCGGCACAGGGAGGGTCACCTGCTGGATGACCGGCGCCAGCCCGCACTGGGGGATCAACTTCATGAAATGGAAGCAGTACCAGCAGTTCTGGAAGCAGGTGTTTGCCGGATGA
- a CDS encoding PKD domain-containing protein, whose product MKNLSCSLPVIAILLSILSFGCEDSGVAPHLLPSVISFSAGPRNISEGQAVQFSMRAAAELGLARGIIDFRDGTKRDTVNLSGSRDSAQTSHTYLVPGIFKPTLTLEDASGRRAMASDSVYVRVNQLPQIISGLGGTEGLVSRAWKKGLAYDPEQDSMTFSVSPLSPGLVFQLNASNDSVIYYLTNRDENGSKRGLIRVVDHMNRTIEKVINLDFAPRDDISGRVRERFEGTYLASYRPAVVMQGSFTGWVEATSDWESVKVPVDADGKYTLPKLASTKHTLRAFITNGRDSSFVATSQVSPGDQTIDFRVETNAGTGMPLYRLLSLYQNANFRQYRWGVALVGMDLKSSASSYQFYLVCRNITSSWLTAKSFTTEQQNWLVEQIQSRCFAHLPPANRPRIVKGGANDPVPLNEPFSREVARPLSGYMIVYANLLPWRNDLTIWEAMADSPYDCARITLDGGEAPAPPYGFSVTAIVQMIGKTISGNGSMLDQYYNDKTMRAENTVLDSPSIADMKLDWQVIFETPKFNNNVEAKYFVLPQ is encoded by the coding sequence ATGAAGAATCTGTCTTGCTCGCTTCCTGTCATCGCGATCCTCCTCAGCATCCTGTCCTTTGGCTGCGAGGATTCAGGCGTCGCACCACACCTCCTCCCGTCTGTGATTTCCTTCAGTGCCGGCCCCAGAAATATTTCTGAGGGACAAGCCGTTCAGTTCAGCATGCGTGCAGCTGCAGAATTAGGACTTGCACGCGGTATCATCGATTTTCGCGACGGGACGAAGAGAGATACAGTGAACCTTTCAGGAAGCAGAGACTCGGCCCAAACCTCACACACCTATCTTGTTCCAGGGATCTTCAAACCTACACTTACGCTTGAAGACGCGTCGGGGCGCAGAGCGATGGCCTCCGATTCAGTCTATGTCCGGGTCAATCAACTGCCGCAGATCATCAGCGGTCTGGGTGGTACCGAAGGCCTGGTATCCCGCGCCTGGAAGAAAGGTCTGGCATATGATCCGGAACAAGACTCCATGACATTTTCAGTTTCCCCGCTGAGTCCCGGCCTTGTCTTCCAGCTGAACGCGAGCAACGATTCAGTCATCTATTACCTTACAAATCGCGATGAGAATGGATCAAAGCGTGGATTGATCAGGGTTGTTGACCACATGAACCGGACCATCGAGAAGGTCATCAATCTTGACTTCGCCCCTCGTGACGATATCAGCGGACGCGTTCGGGAGCGGTTTGAAGGAACGTACCTCGCCTCCTATAGGCCGGCGGTGGTGATGCAGGGATCTTTCACCGGATGGGTGGAGGCAACAAGCGACTGGGAAAGTGTGAAGGTGCCAGTCGATGCCGATGGCAAGTACACTTTGCCGAAACTCGCCTCGACAAAACACACACTTCGTGCCTTCATCACAAACGGACGTGATTCGAGTTTTGTCGCGACATCTCAGGTCTCACCAGGAGATCAGACAATCGACTTCCGCGTCGAGACAAACGCCGGCACCGGCATGCCTCTCTACAGATTACTTTCACTCTACCAGAATGCTAATTTCAGGCAATATCGGTGGGGTGTCGCTCTGGTGGGCATGGATCTTAAGAGCAGTGCTTCCAGCTATCAATTCTATCTCGTGTGCAGGAACATCACGTCATCGTGGTTAACCGCAAAGAGCTTTACTACTGAACAGCAGAATTGGCTGGTGGAACAGATCCAGTCAAGATGTTTTGCTCATCTGCCTCCAGCCAACCGGCCTCGCATCGTCAAGGGAGGAGCGAACGACCCGGTCCCGCTCAATGAACCCTTCTCCCGGGAGGTCGCCCGCCCCCTGAGCGGATACATGATAGTCTATGCAAATCTTCTCCCCTGGAGAAACGACTTAACGATTTGGGAGGCGATGGCCGATTCGCCTTACGATTGTGCACGGATCACGCTCGACGGCGGGGAAGCGCCTGCTCCGCCTTATGGCTTTTCGGTGACGGCTATCGTACAGATGATCGGCAAAACCATCTCGGGCAATGGGTCCATGCTGGACCAGTACTACAACGACAAGACCATGAGAGCGGAAAACACGGTACTTGACAGCCCCTCAATCGCAGATATGAAGCTCGACTGGCAGGTGATTTTCGAAACCCCGAAGTTCAACAATAATGTCGAAGCGAAGTACTTCGTCCTGCCTCAGTAG